In one window of Scylla paramamosain isolate STU-SP2022 chromosome 36, ASM3559412v1, whole genome shotgun sequence DNA:
- the LOC135090839 gene encoding N-acetylgalactosamine kinase-like isoform X1: MNGTQLVDVSRRCGTGMPEAFLSMWHPRNAGGRYSVMSSKCPPVLHMPSMGEQAHRLAVLSETFIAAFSQQPQFFSRAPGRVNLIGEHVDYCGFAVFPMAVEQDILVAVATNTTGMLNICNVDPSHAPYSCDINNFEINKERPSWYNYILCGVRGIKDEGGMQSPFIGLNMAISGNVPPSSGLSSSSALVCASALGMSYAHGLSLALDTLAEICGRCEMHVGTQGGGMDQAISFLATKDTAKLIEFNPLRATSVALPHGASFVVANSLAPMNKAANSYFNCRVMECRLATQVMAKRAGLPWRTFQKLGDLQQALGKTLPQMISMVEDTFEVRPYSKRQVCELLNTTPEELNQVSLSENTRHIQEFKLHDRALHVFSEAHRVWEFKKVCEEGGPYALHQLGKLMSDSHRSTQLLYECSHPKLDTLVELSSSLALGARLTGAGWGGCMVALVEESKVEQYKEHLWKNFYSKEPAAEGRPRESVLFSSHPGPGAYVFVK, from the exons ATGAACGGGACGCAGCTTGTTGACGTATCTCGCAGATGTGGCACCGGGATGCCGGAAGCCTTTTTATCCATGTGGCACCCGAGGAATGCAGGTGGGAGGTACTCAG TGATGAGCAGCAAGTGTCCACCAGTGCTGCACATGCCCAGCATGGGGGAGCAGGCCCACCGCCTTGCAGTGCTCTCAGAGACATTCATTGCAGCCTTCTCCCAACAGCCTCAGTTCTTTAGTCGTGCCCCAGGAAG AGTGAACCTGATCGGGGAGCACGTGGACTACTGCGGGTTTGCCGTGTTCCCGATGGCTGTGGAGCAGGACATCCTCGTTGCCGTGGCGACCAACACCACTGGCATGCTCAACATCTGCAACGTAGATCCATCACATGCTCCTTACTCCTGTGACATTAATAATTTTGA GATCAATAAGGAGAGGCCATCCTGGTACAACTACATCTTGTGTGGTGTGAGGGGAATcaaggatgagggaggaatgCAGAGCCCTTTCATTGGTCTCAACATGGCAATCTCTGGCAACGTCCCTCCGTCATCtgggctctcctcctcctcggccctGGTCTGTGCCTCGGCCCTCGGCATGTCATATGCCCATGGCCTCTCGCTGGCCCTGGACACCCTGGCTGAGATCTGTGGCCGCTGTGAGATGCACGTTGGGACCCAGGGTGGGGGCATGGACCAGGCCATTTCATTCCTCGCCACCAAAG ACACAGCAAAGCTCATTGAATTCAACCCGCTGCGTGCCACGTCCGTCGCCTTGCCCCACGGAGCTTCCTTCGTGGTGGCCAACAGTCTGGCCCCAATGAACAAGGCTGCCAACTCTTACTTCAACTGCCGGGTCATGGAGTGTCGCCTGGCCACTCAAGTCATGGCCAAGAGGGCTG GATTGCCATGGAGAACATTCCAGAAGCTTGGGGACCTTCAGCAAGCTCTGGGCAAGACTTTGCCACAGATGATCAGCATGGTGGAGGACACGTTTGAGGTGCGACCCTACAGCAAGCGGCAGGTGTGTGAGCTGCTCAACACCACACCTGAAGAACTCAACCAG GTTTCCCTCTCAGAGAACACGCGTCACATTCAGGAATTCAAATTACACGACCGGGCACTCCATGTCTTCTCTGAGGCTCACCGCGTGTGGGAGTTCAAGAAGGTGTGTGAGGAGGGTGGCCCCTATGCCCTACACCAACTGGGGAAGCTCATGAGTGACTCCCACAGGTCAACACAGCTCTTGTATGAATGCTCCCACCCAAAGCTTGACACCCTTGTGGAATTGTCCAGTAGCCTGGCGCTGGGGGCAAGACTGACAGGTGCTGG gTGGGGTGGCTGCATGGTGGCACTGGTGGAGGAATCTAAGGTGGAACAGTACAAGGAGCACCTGTGGAAGAACTTCTACAGCAAGGAGCCTGCAGCTGAGGGACGGCCAAGAGAGAGTGTCCTCTTTAGCTCTCATCCAGGCCCAGGAGCTTATGTGTTTGTTAAGTAA
- the LOC135090846 gene encoding kelch-like protein diablo, translated as MNRQEFSTGRLHASRVLQELCSLRHLESLCDGLVRLSDGSVKVNKAVLASGCPYFRVLFEFEEGSQQGLNRTAEPTLDITCATFQVILDFIYTGKVVIDNDNIEEILKASDLLLMTDLKELCIQYLLGKIDVDNCLGVMQFAQQFSCPRLVHYVKDFICEHFKHRQIVRTDEFRALSEERLKELLAQDGLSVKSEVDILTALVVWLNSNLSATPDIESLVTTCLRESSDLNYDPKFQRALQDLRASVPPWDSPGAEGIRDALRKTRRIRSIRERGTKTVVACCDGKAAVYLVDVLDSGKHCSSHVMLPPMLVPRIRPALIVEGGYLFVLGGMRPGKEKQMTSDVQRYDPTTNTWMLMSPMPYCCCSPHVVSHAGKLYVMGGFNDEVELEIPNLEEFDIYTNKWRSLPPIPNVRCGAAVAVADGKIYYIGGSPWREPPIGSLYFKVLDAVEVFCIMEEIWMAGPPLKVRRSHAAAVSHNGTVFVIGGTRPIECPSAQGQLKVTGTEALFSDSPVGWTQFPNYTVPNEAKIHTRALADKDHILIIGNADLTDVQRFNSFLLEGSGWTVPPGCESILRSGNKAFHSYALLTLPAAAMQQLRSEDTE; from the exons ATGAATCGTCAGGAATTTTCCACGGGAAGGCTCCATGCATCCAGAGTGCTGCAGGAGTTGTGTTCCCTGAGGCACCTGGAATCCCTGTGTGATGGCCTGGTGCGGCTCTCTGACGGCTCCGTGAAGGTCAACAAGGCAGTCCTGGCCTCGGGATGCCCTTATTTCAG agttCTGTTTGAGTTTGAGGAAGGCTCCCAGCAAGGACTGAATCGCACAGCTGAGCCAACACTGGACATCACCTGTGCCACCTTTCAGGTTATTCTAGACTTCATTTACACAGGAAAAGTTGTTATTGACAATGATAACATAGAGGAGATCCTCAAGGCCAGTGATCTGCTTCTTATGACAGATTTGAAG GAGCTCTGCATTCAGTACCTGCTTGGGAAGATTGATGTGGACAACTGCTTGGGGGTGATGCAGTTTGCTCAACAGTTCTCCTGTCCAAGGCTGGTCCATTATGTGAAGGATTTCATCTGTGAACATTTTAAGCATAG GCAAATTGTAAGGACAGATGAATTCCGTGCACTGAGTGAGGAGCGGCTGAAGGAACTGTTAGCCCAGGATGGTCTCTCTGTGAAGTCCGAGGTGGACATCTTGACAGCTCTGGTTGTCTGGCTCAATTCAAACCTCTCTGCAACACCAGACATTGA GTCACTGGTTACAACCTGCCTGCGTGAATCATCTGACCTGAACTATGACCCAAAGTTCCAGCGTGCCCTGCAGGACTTGCGGGCATCTGTACCACCTTGGGACTCCCCTGGGGCAGAAGGGATCCGGGATGCGCTCAGGAAGACCCGCCGCATCAGGTCCATCCGTGAGCGAGGCACCAAGACTGTGGTGGCATGCTGTGATGGGAAGGCAGCCGTGTACCTGGTGGATGTGCTGGACTCAGGGAAGCACTGCAGCAGCCATGTTATGCTGCCGCCGATGCTGGTCCCAAGAATCAGGCCAGCATTGATAGTAGAGG GCGGTTATCTGTTTGTCTTGGGAGGAATGAGGCcagggaaggagaagcagaTGACAAGTGATGTACAGCGTTATGACCCAACCACCAACACCTGGATGCTCATGTCCCCCATgccctactgctgctgctccccacACGTTGTCTCACATGCAGGGAAGCTTTATGTCATGGGTGGCTTCAATGATGAG GTTGAGCTTGAGATTCCCAACCTTGAGGAGTTTGACATTTACACCAACAAGTGGAGGAGTCTTCCGCCCATCCCCAATGTACGGTGTGGagcagcagtggcagtggcagATGGCAAGATCTACTATATTGGTGGGTCACCGTGGAGGGAGCCACCCATTGGTAGTCTTTATTTCAAAGTCTTGGATGCTGTTGAAGTATTCTGCATAATGGAAGAG ATATGGATGGCCGGTCCCCCTCTTAAAGTGAGGAGGAGTCATGCTGCTGCCGTTTCACATAACGGTACAGTGTTTGTCATTGGGGGAACACGGCCAATAGAATGTCCAAGTGCACAGGGACAGCTCAAGGTAACAGGCACAGAGGCTCTCTTCAGTGACTCTCCGGTGGGATGGACACAATTTCCCAACTACACTGTCCCTAATGAGGCCAAGATCCATACTAGAGCCCTGGCAGACAAGGACCACATCCTCATAATTGGCAATGCTGACCTCACCGACGTACAGCGTTTCAACTCCTTCCTTCTGGAGGGATCTGGTTGGACTGTGCCACCAGGGTGTGAAAGCATATTGAGGTCGGGCAACAAGGCATTCCACAGCTATGCTCTCCTCACCTTACCAGCAGCAGCTATGCAGCAGCTCCGCTCAGAAGACACTGAATAG
- the LOC135090839 gene encoding N-acetylgalactosamine kinase-like isoform X6 → MSSKCPPVLHMPSMGEQAHRLAVLSETFIAAFSQQPQFFSRAPGRVNLIGEHVDYCGFAVFPMAVEQDILVAVATNTTGMLNICNVDPSHAPYSCDINNFEINKERPSWYNYILCGVRGIKDEGGMQSPFIGLNMAISGNVPPSSGLSSSSALVCASALGMSYAHGLSLALDTLAEICGRCEMHVGTQGGGMDQAISFLATKDTAKLIEFNPLRATSVALPHGASFVVANSLAPMNKAANSYFNCRVMECRLATQVMAKRAGLPWRTFQKLGDLQQALGKTLPQMISMVEDTFEVRPYSKRQVCELLNTTPEELNQVSLSENTRHIQEFKLHDRALHVFSEAHRVWEFKKVCEEGGPYALHQLGKLMSDSHRSTQLLYECSHPKLDTLVELSSSLALGARLTGAGWGGCMVALVEESKVEQYKEHLWKNFYSKEPAAEGRPRESVLFSSHPGPGAYVFVK, encoded by the exons ATGAGCAGCAAGTGTCCACCAGTGCTGCACATGCCCAGCATGGGGGAGCAGGCCCACCGCCTTGCAGTGCTCTCAGAGACATTCATTGCAGCCTTCTCCCAACAGCCTCAGTTCTTTAGTCGTGCCCCAGGAAG AGTGAACCTGATCGGGGAGCACGTGGACTACTGCGGGTTTGCCGTGTTCCCGATGGCTGTGGAGCAGGACATCCTCGTTGCCGTGGCGACCAACACCACTGGCATGCTCAACATCTGCAACGTAGATCCATCACATGCTCCTTACTCCTGTGACATTAATAATTTTGA GATCAATAAGGAGAGGCCATCCTGGTACAACTACATCTTGTGTGGTGTGAGGGGAATcaaggatgagggaggaatgCAGAGCCCTTTCATTGGTCTCAACATGGCAATCTCTGGCAACGTCCCTCCGTCATCtgggctctcctcctcctcggccctGGTCTGTGCCTCGGCCCTCGGCATGTCATATGCCCATGGCCTCTCGCTGGCCCTGGACACCCTGGCTGAGATCTGTGGCCGCTGTGAGATGCACGTTGGGACCCAGGGTGGGGGCATGGACCAGGCCATTTCATTCCTCGCCACCAAAG ACACAGCAAAGCTCATTGAATTCAACCCGCTGCGTGCCACGTCCGTCGCCTTGCCCCACGGAGCTTCCTTCGTGGTGGCCAACAGTCTGGCCCCAATGAACAAGGCTGCCAACTCTTACTTCAACTGCCGGGTCATGGAGTGTCGCCTGGCCACTCAAGTCATGGCCAAGAGGGCTG GATTGCCATGGAGAACATTCCAGAAGCTTGGGGACCTTCAGCAAGCTCTGGGCAAGACTTTGCCACAGATGATCAGCATGGTGGAGGACACGTTTGAGGTGCGACCCTACAGCAAGCGGCAGGTGTGTGAGCTGCTCAACACCACACCTGAAGAACTCAACCAG GTTTCCCTCTCAGAGAACACGCGTCACATTCAGGAATTCAAATTACACGACCGGGCACTCCATGTCTTCTCTGAGGCTCACCGCGTGTGGGAGTTCAAGAAGGTGTGTGAGGAGGGTGGCCCCTATGCCCTACACCAACTGGGGAAGCTCATGAGTGACTCCCACAGGTCAACACAGCTCTTGTATGAATGCTCCCACCCAAAGCTTGACACCCTTGTGGAATTGTCCAGTAGCCTGGCGCTGGGGGCAAGACTGACAGGTGCTGG gTGGGGTGGCTGCATGGTGGCACTGGTGGAGGAATCTAAGGTGGAACAGTACAAGGAGCACCTGTGGAAGAACTTCTACAGCAAGGAGCCTGCAGCTGAGGGACGGCCAAGAGAGAGTGTCCTCTTTAGCTCTCATCCAGGCCCAGGAGCTTATGTGTTTGTTAAGTAA
- the LOC135090839 gene encoding N-acetylgalactosamine kinase-like isoform X5, protein MQVGVMSSKCPPVLHMPSMGEQAHRLAVLSETFIAAFSQQPQFFSRAPGRVNLIGEHVDYCGFAVFPMAVEQDILVAVATNTTGMLNICNVDPSHAPYSCDINNFEINKERPSWYNYILCGVRGIKDEGGMQSPFIGLNMAISGNVPPSSGLSSSSALVCASALGMSYAHGLSLALDTLAEICGRCEMHVGTQGGGMDQAISFLATKDTAKLIEFNPLRATSVALPHGASFVVANSLAPMNKAANSYFNCRVMECRLATQVMAKRAGLPWRTFQKLGDLQQALGKTLPQMISMVEDTFEVRPYSKRQVCELLNTTPEELNQVSLSENTRHIQEFKLHDRALHVFSEAHRVWEFKKVCEEGGPYALHQLGKLMSDSHRSTQLLYECSHPKLDTLVELSSSLALGARLTGAGWGGCMVALVEESKVEQYKEHLWKNFYSKEPAAEGRPRESVLFSSHPGPGAYVFVK, encoded by the exons ATGCAGGTGGGAG TGATGAGCAGCAAGTGTCCACCAGTGCTGCACATGCCCAGCATGGGGGAGCAGGCCCACCGCCTTGCAGTGCTCTCAGAGACATTCATTGCAGCCTTCTCCCAACAGCCTCAGTTCTTTAGTCGTGCCCCAGGAAG AGTGAACCTGATCGGGGAGCACGTGGACTACTGCGGGTTTGCCGTGTTCCCGATGGCTGTGGAGCAGGACATCCTCGTTGCCGTGGCGACCAACACCACTGGCATGCTCAACATCTGCAACGTAGATCCATCACATGCTCCTTACTCCTGTGACATTAATAATTTTGA GATCAATAAGGAGAGGCCATCCTGGTACAACTACATCTTGTGTGGTGTGAGGGGAATcaaggatgagggaggaatgCAGAGCCCTTTCATTGGTCTCAACATGGCAATCTCTGGCAACGTCCCTCCGTCATCtgggctctcctcctcctcggccctGGTCTGTGCCTCGGCCCTCGGCATGTCATATGCCCATGGCCTCTCGCTGGCCCTGGACACCCTGGCTGAGATCTGTGGCCGCTGTGAGATGCACGTTGGGACCCAGGGTGGGGGCATGGACCAGGCCATTTCATTCCTCGCCACCAAAG ACACAGCAAAGCTCATTGAATTCAACCCGCTGCGTGCCACGTCCGTCGCCTTGCCCCACGGAGCTTCCTTCGTGGTGGCCAACAGTCTGGCCCCAATGAACAAGGCTGCCAACTCTTACTTCAACTGCCGGGTCATGGAGTGTCGCCTGGCCACTCAAGTCATGGCCAAGAGGGCTG GATTGCCATGGAGAACATTCCAGAAGCTTGGGGACCTTCAGCAAGCTCTGGGCAAGACTTTGCCACAGATGATCAGCATGGTGGAGGACACGTTTGAGGTGCGACCCTACAGCAAGCGGCAGGTGTGTGAGCTGCTCAACACCACACCTGAAGAACTCAACCAG GTTTCCCTCTCAGAGAACACGCGTCACATTCAGGAATTCAAATTACACGACCGGGCACTCCATGTCTTCTCTGAGGCTCACCGCGTGTGGGAGTTCAAGAAGGTGTGTGAGGAGGGTGGCCCCTATGCCCTACACCAACTGGGGAAGCTCATGAGTGACTCCCACAGGTCAACACAGCTCTTGTATGAATGCTCCCACCCAAAGCTTGACACCCTTGTGGAATTGTCCAGTAGCCTGGCGCTGGGGGCAAGACTGACAGGTGCTGG gTGGGGTGGCTGCATGGTGGCACTGGTGGAGGAATCTAAGGTGGAACAGTACAAGGAGCACCTGTGGAAGAACTTCTACAGCAAGGAGCCTGCAGCTGAGGGACGGCCAAGAGAGAGTGTCCTCTTTAGCTCTCATCCAGGCCCAGGAGCTTATGTGTTTGTTAAGTAA
- the LOC135090839 gene encoding N-acetylgalactosamine kinase-like isoform X2: MNGTQLVDVSRRCGTGMPEAFLSMWHPRNAGGRYSVMSSKCPPVLHMPSMGEQAHRLAVLSETFIAAFSQQPQFFSRAPGRVNLIGEHVDYCGFAVFPMAVEQDILVAVATNTTGMLNICNVDPSHAPYSCDINNFEINKERPSWYNYILCGVRGIKDEGGMQSPFIGLNMAISGNVPPSSGLSSSSALVCASALGMSYAHGLSLALDTLAEICGRCEMHVGTQGGGMDQAISFLATKDTAKLIEFNPLRATSVALPHGASFVVANSLAPMNKAANSYFNCRVMECRLATQVMAKRAGLPWRTFQKLGDLQQALGKTLPQMISMVEDTFEVRPYSKRQVCELLNTTPEELNQVSLSENTRHIQEFKLHDRALHVFSEAHRVWEFKKVCEEGGPYALHQLGKLMSDSHRSTQLLYECSHPKLDTLVELSSSLALGARLTGAGWGGCMVALVEESKVEQYKEHLWKNFYSKEPAAEGRPRESVLFSSHPGPGAYVFVK; the protein is encoded by the exons ATGAACGGGACGCAGCTTGTTGACGTATCTCGCAGATGTGGCACCGGGATGCCGGAAGCCTTTTTATCCATGTGGCACCCGAGGAATGCAGGTGGGAGGTACTCAG TGATGAGCAGCAAGTGTCCACCAGTGCTGCACATGCCCAGCATGGGGGAGCAGGCCCACCGCCTTGCAGTGCTCTCAGAGACATTCATTGCAGCCTTCTCCCAACAGCCTCAGTTCTTTAGTCGTGCCCCAGGAAG AGTGAACCTGATCGGGGAGCACGTGGACTACTGCGGGTTTGCCGTGTTCCCGATGGCTGTGGAGCAGGACATCCTCGTTGCCGTGGCGACCAACACCACTGGCATGCTCAACATCTGCAACGTAGATCCATCACATGCTCCTTACTCCTGTGACATTAATAATTTTGA GATCAATAAGGAGAGGCCATCCTGGTACAACTACATCTTGTGTGGTGTGAGGGGAATcaaggatgagggaggaatgCAGAGCCCTTTCATTGGTCTCAACATGGCAATCTCTGGCAACGTCCCTCCGTCATCtgggctctcctcctcctcggccctGGTCTGTGCCTCGGCCCTCGGCATGTCATATGCCCATGGCCTCTCGCTGGCCCTGGACACCCTGGCTGAGATCTGTGGCCGCTGTGAGATGCACGTTGGGACCCAGGGTGGGGGCATGGACCAGGCCATTTCATTCCTCGCCACCAAAG ACACAGCAAAGCTCATTGAATTCAACCCGCTGCGTGCCACGTCCGTCGCCTTGCCCCACGGAGCTTCCTTCGTGGTGGCCAACAGTCTGGCCCCAATGAACAAGGCTGCCAACTCTTACTTCAACTGCCGGGTCATGGAGTGTCGCCTGGCCACTCAAGTCATGGCCAAGAGGGCTG GATTGCCATGGAGAACATTCCAGAAGCTTGGGGACCTTCAGCAAGCTCTGGGCAAGACTTTGCCACAGATGATCAGCATGGTGGAGGACACGTTTGAGGTGCGACCCTACAGCAAGCGGCAGGTGTGTGAGCTGCTCAACACCACACCTGAAGAACTCAACCAG GTTTCCCTCTCAGAGAACACGCGTCACATTCAGGAATTCAAATTACACGACCGGGCACTCCATGTCTTCTCTGAGGCTCACCGCGTGTGGGAGTTCAAGAAGGTGTGTGAGGAGGGTGGCCCCTATGCCCTACACCAACTGGGGAAGCTCATGAGTGACTCCCACAGGTCAACACAGCTCTTGTATGAATGCTCCCACCCAAAGCTTGACACCCTTGTGGAATTGTCCAGTAGCCTGGCGCTGGGGGCAAGACTGACAGGTGCTGG gTGGGGTGGCTGCATGGTGGCACTGGTGGAGGAATCTAAGGTGGAACAGTACAAGGAGCACCTGTGGAAGAACTTCTACAGCAAGGAGCCTGCAGCTGAGGGACGGCCAAGAGAGAGTGTCCTCTTTAGCTCTCATCCAGGCCCAGGAGCTTATGTGTTTGTTAA
- the LOC135090839 gene encoding N-acetylgalactosamine kinase-like isoform X3: MNGTQLVDVSRRCGTGMPEAFLSMWHPRNAVMSSKCPPVLHMPSMGEQAHRLAVLSETFIAAFSQQPQFFSRAPGRVNLIGEHVDYCGFAVFPMAVEQDILVAVATNTTGMLNICNVDPSHAPYSCDINNFEINKERPSWYNYILCGVRGIKDEGGMQSPFIGLNMAISGNVPPSSGLSSSSALVCASALGMSYAHGLSLALDTLAEICGRCEMHVGTQGGGMDQAISFLATKDTAKLIEFNPLRATSVALPHGASFVVANSLAPMNKAANSYFNCRVMECRLATQVMAKRAGLPWRTFQKLGDLQQALGKTLPQMISMVEDTFEVRPYSKRQVCELLNTTPEELNQVSLSENTRHIQEFKLHDRALHVFSEAHRVWEFKKVCEEGGPYALHQLGKLMSDSHRSTQLLYECSHPKLDTLVELSSSLALGARLTGAGWGGCMVALVEESKVEQYKEHLWKNFYSKEPAAEGRPRESVLFSSHPGPGAYVFVK; the protein is encoded by the exons ATGAACGGGACGCAGCTTGTTGACGTATCTCGCAGATGTGGCACCGGGATGCCGGAAGCCTTTTTATCCATGTGGCACCCGAGGAATGCAG TGATGAGCAGCAAGTGTCCACCAGTGCTGCACATGCCCAGCATGGGGGAGCAGGCCCACCGCCTTGCAGTGCTCTCAGAGACATTCATTGCAGCCTTCTCCCAACAGCCTCAGTTCTTTAGTCGTGCCCCAGGAAG AGTGAACCTGATCGGGGAGCACGTGGACTACTGCGGGTTTGCCGTGTTCCCGATGGCTGTGGAGCAGGACATCCTCGTTGCCGTGGCGACCAACACCACTGGCATGCTCAACATCTGCAACGTAGATCCATCACATGCTCCTTACTCCTGTGACATTAATAATTTTGA GATCAATAAGGAGAGGCCATCCTGGTACAACTACATCTTGTGTGGTGTGAGGGGAATcaaggatgagggaggaatgCAGAGCCCTTTCATTGGTCTCAACATGGCAATCTCTGGCAACGTCCCTCCGTCATCtgggctctcctcctcctcggccctGGTCTGTGCCTCGGCCCTCGGCATGTCATATGCCCATGGCCTCTCGCTGGCCCTGGACACCCTGGCTGAGATCTGTGGCCGCTGTGAGATGCACGTTGGGACCCAGGGTGGGGGCATGGACCAGGCCATTTCATTCCTCGCCACCAAAG ACACAGCAAAGCTCATTGAATTCAACCCGCTGCGTGCCACGTCCGTCGCCTTGCCCCACGGAGCTTCCTTCGTGGTGGCCAACAGTCTGGCCCCAATGAACAAGGCTGCCAACTCTTACTTCAACTGCCGGGTCATGGAGTGTCGCCTGGCCACTCAAGTCATGGCCAAGAGGGCTG GATTGCCATGGAGAACATTCCAGAAGCTTGGGGACCTTCAGCAAGCTCTGGGCAAGACTTTGCCACAGATGATCAGCATGGTGGAGGACACGTTTGAGGTGCGACCCTACAGCAAGCGGCAGGTGTGTGAGCTGCTCAACACCACACCTGAAGAACTCAACCAG GTTTCCCTCTCAGAGAACACGCGTCACATTCAGGAATTCAAATTACACGACCGGGCACTCCATGTCTTCTCTGAGGCTCACCGCGTGTGGGAGTTCAAGAAGGTGTGTGAGGAGGGTGGCCCCTATGCCCTACACCAACTGGGGAAGCTCATGAGTGACTCCCACAGGTCAACACAGCTCTTGTATGAATGCTCCCACCCAAAGCTTGACACCCTTGTGGAATTGTCCAGTAGCCTGGCGCTGGGGGCAAGACTGACAGGTGCTGG gTGGGGTGGCTGCATGGTGGCACTGGTGGAGGAATCTAAGGTGGAACAGTACAAGGAGCACCTGTGGAAGAACTTCTACAGCAAGGAGCCTGCAGCTGAGGGACGGCCAAGAGAGAGTGTCCTCTTTAGCTCTCATCCAGGCCCAGGAGCTTATGTGTTTGTTAAGTAA
- the LOC135090839 gene encoding N-acetylgalactosamine kinase-like isoform X4 produces MIYVMPLKMAAFIFTTLKFGTIFSLVMSSKCPPVLHMPSMGEQAHRLAVLSETFIAAFSQQPQFFSRAPGRVNLIGEHVDYCGFAVFPMAVEQDILVAVATNTTGMLNICNVDPSHAPYSCDINNFEINKERPSWYNYILCGVRGIKDEGGMQSPFIGLNMAISGNVPPSSGLSSSSALVCASALGMSYAHGLSLALDTLAEICGRCEMHVGTQGGGMDQAISFLATKDTAKLIEFNPLRATSVALPHGASFVVANSLAPMNKAANSYFNCRVMECRLATQVMAKRAGLPWRTFQKLGDLQQALGKTLPQMISMVEDTFEVRPYSKRQVCELLNTTPEELNQVSLSENTRHIQEFKLHDRALHVFSEAHRVWEFKKVCEEGGPYALHQLGKLMSDSHRSTQLLYECSHPKLDTLVELSSSLALGARLTGAGWGGCMVALVEESKVEQYKEHLWKNFYSKEPAAEGRPRESVLFSSHPGPGAYVFVK; encoded by the exons ATGATCTACGTTATGCCTTTGAAAATGGCAGCTTTTATCTTCACAACTTTGAAGTTTGGCACTATTTTCTCTCTTG TGATGAGCAGCAAGTGTCCACCAGTGCTGCACATGCCCAGCATGGGGGAGCAGGCCCACCGCCTTGCAGTGCTCTCAGAGACATTCATTGCAGCCTTCTCCCAACAGCCTCAGTTCTTTAGTCGTGCCCCAGGAAG AGTGAACCTGATCGGGGAGCACGTGGACTACTGCGGGTTTGCCGTGTTCCCGATGGCTGTGGAGCAGGACATCCTCGTTGCCGTGGCGACCAACACCACTGGCATGCTCAACATCTGCAACGTAGATCCATCACATGCTCCTTACTCCTGTGACATTAATAATTTTGA GATCAATAAGGAGAGGCCATCCTGGTACAACTACATCTTGTGTGGTGTGAGGGGAATcaaggatgagggaggaatgCAGAGCCCTTTCATTGGTCTCAACATGGCAATCTCTGGCAACGTCCCTCCGTCATCtgggctctcctcctcctcggccctGGTCTGTGCCTCGGCCCTCGGCATGTCATATGCCCATGGCCTCTCGCTGGCCCTGGACACCCTGGCTGAGATCTGTGGCCGCTGTGAGATGCACGTTGGGACCCAGGGTGGGGGCATGGACCAGGCCATTTCATTCCTCGCCACCAAAG ACACAGCAAAGCTCATTGAATTCAACCCGCTGCGTGCCACGTCCGTCGCCTTGCCCCACGGAGCTTCCTTCGTGGTGGCCAACAGTCTGGCCCCAATGAACAAGGCTGCCAACTCTTACTTCAACTGCCGGGTCATGGAGTGTCGCCTGGCCACTCAAGTCATGGCCAAGAGGGCTG GATTGCCATGGAGAACATTCCAGAAGCTTGGGGACCTTCAGCAAGCTCTGGGCAAGACTTTGCCACAGATGATCAGCATGGTGGAGGACACGTTTGAGGTGCGACCCTACAGCAAGCGGCAGGTGTGTGAGCTGCTCAACACCACACCTGAAGAACTCAACCAG GTTTCCCTCTCAGAGAACACGCGTCACATTCAGGAATTCAAATTACACGACCGGGCACTCCATGTCTTCTCTGAGGCTCACCGCGTGTGGGAGTTCAAGAAGGTGTGTGAGGAGGGTGGCCCCTATGCCCTACACCAACTGGGGAAGCTCATGAGTGACTCCCACAGGTCAACACAGCTCTTGTATGAATGCTCCCACCCAAAGCTTGACACCCTTGTGGAATTGTCCAGTAGCCTGGCGCTGGGGGCAAGACTGACAGGTGCTGG gTGGGGTGGCTGCATGGTGGCACTGGTGGAGGAATCTAAGGTGGAACAGTACAAGGAGCACCTGTGGAAGAACTTCTACAGCAAGGAGCCTGCAGCTGAGGGACGGCCAAGAGAGAGTGTCCTCTTTAGCTCTCATCCAGGCCCAGGAGCTTATGTGTTTGTTAAGTAA